The sequence below is a genomic window from Actinokineospora baliensis.
CATCCGGTAGCCGAACCCGCGCACCGTGGTGATCCTCGGTTCGGTGACCCCGGCGGCGAGCAGCTTGCGGCGCACCCGGTAGACGTGTTCGTCCACTGTGGACGGCGCCTGCCAGCGCGACGACGAGCCCCACACGTTGTCCAGCAACTGCTCGCGGGAGAAGGTCTGCCCCGGCGTCGCGGCGAGGAACTCGACGAGCCCGTACTCACGCGGGGTCAGCGCGATCGGGGTGCCCGCGCGGCGCACCTCGCGGGCGCTGGTGTCGATCACCAACCCGCCCACCCTGATCGCGGTGGTCGCCGGTGCCGGGGCGGTGCTGCGGCGCAGCACGGCGCGGATGCGGGCGGCCAGTTCCCTTGGCGAGTAGGGCTTCACGACGTAGTCGTCGGCGCCCAACTCCAGGCCGACCACCCGGTCGGCCTCCTCGCCGCGCCCCGTCACCACGATCACCGGCACCGCGTCGTCGCGGCCGCGCACCGCGCGCAGCAGGTCGAGGCCGTTGCCGTCGGGCAGCCCGAGGTCGAGCACCACCAGGTCGACGCGCTCGGTCTCCACCAGGTGCAGCCCGGCCCGCACGTCGGCGGCGGGCAGCACCCGGAAACCCTCGCGGACGAGGAAGTCCCGCGCCATCGCGGCGAGATCGGGCTCGTCCTCGACGAGCACCACGGCGGGGCGGTCGTGGGGGTTCTCGGAGTTCACTCCGGCTCGCACTCCGGGTCGGTGGAGGTCTGTGGGGAAAGCGGTCGTTGAGGAAACGTTGAACCGCCGCAGATGGGCTGGCCAAGCCAGGACGGTATCACTGAGCGCAGCACGGGCCGCAAGGGTCGGGTGACCGCCGATCAGGCGAAAACCCGAGGCCAGTTCACCAATTCCGAGCGAGGCGATAACCATGGCGACACGAGCACCGCTTGTCGATGTGCTGATCGAGATGGCCGTGGCCCAGGCTGGCGATGTCGCGCTGCCGCCCTACCTGGGTCAACTCGCCCGGCGCTGCGCCGAATTCGCGGCCGCCGACCTGGTCGGGGTGCTGCTCGCCGACGGTGACCGGACCCTGCTTTCGGCTGACCCCCTCCCGGGAGATGAGCGGTATTCCGATTTGTTCGACCGGCAGTGCGAGACCGGTCCGGCGGCGGTGGCCTTCCGCACCGGAACGGAATCCTCGGGACCGGTATCGGCGTGGCCCGGATTCGCGGGCGACACCGGATTCCGGCGCGCGCACGGCATTCCCCTGCGGGTGGGCGCGACGACGATCGGCGCGATCTGCCTCTACCGGGTGGCCGACCGGCCGTTCAGCGGCGAGGAGGTCGCCGCGGTGCGCGCCATCGCGGACGTGGCGGCCGTGCGGGTGGACACCGAACGCGCTCTGCGGCGGCAACGCCTGCTGGCCGAGCAGCTGGAGTCGGCGCTGCAGTCCCGCGTGGTGATCGAACAGGCCAAGGGGGTGCTCGCCGAGCGGCGCGGCTTCGCGCCGCCCTCGGCGTTCCAGGAGCTGCGGTCGCTGGCCCGCGCGCACAACCTCAAGATCGCCCAGGTCGCCGAGGAGGTCGTGCGCAGCGCCGAGCGCACCAGGCTGGCCGCCCGCGGCTGACCAGCACCGGGGTGGCCGCGCAGACCGCGACCGGCCGGGAGAGGATGGTCGGGACCGAACAGTCGAAACACGAGGAGCACGTATGGCTGCGCAGAAGCCCGAGATCGACTTCCCCGAGGGCGCGCCGCCCGCGGAGTTGGAGATCACCGACATCACCGTCGGCGACGGCCCCGAGGCCGTCGCGGGTCAGCTGGTGTCGGTGCACTACGTGGGTGTCTCGCACTCCACCGGTGAGGAGTTCGACGCCTCCTGGAACCGCGGCGAGACCTTCGCCTTCCCGCTCGGCGGCGGTCGGGTCATCGCGGGCTGGGACCAGGGCGTGGCTGGCATGCGCGTGGGCGGTCGGCGCAAGTTGGTCATCCCGCCGCACCTGGGCTACGGCGACCGGGGCGCGGGCGCCAAGATCAAGCCGGGCGAGACCCTGATCTTCGTCGTCGACCTGCTCGGCGTGAACTGACCGGGAGAACCCACCCCGCCCGGCACCGGCGTCCACCAGCGGTGCCGGGCGGGGGATCCGGTTCAGCGCAGGTACTCCAGCAGCACCGCCACCGCGGCCGGGTCCTCGACGTGGGCGTTGTGCCCGACCCCCGGCAGCACGACCGGGTTCGGCACCAGGGTCCGCAACTGCTCCACCGGGGACATCGGGTCGTGCTCCCCCGCCGCCAGCGTCACCCGGCACCGGGCCGCGGCGAGCAGTCCCGGCAGGTCCGGCCGCCCGACACCGAACGCCCTCGGGTCCAGCGCGGCCCGCCAACCGCCGCCCGCCTCAGCCACGGGACCGCCGGGCAGCCCAGCGAGCTTGCCCGCCCAGGTCTCGGCCTCGGCCTTGGTCTCGAACACCTTGGGCGGCCGCGCGGCCAGCGCCGCGCCCTTCGCCAACTCGTCCGGCGACCAGCTGATCTTGACGCCCAACGCGACGACCGCGTCGACCCGGACGCCGAACCAGCCCGAGGCCAGCGCCAGGGCCACCACCCCGCCGAGGGAGTGGCCGAGGGCCACCACGGGCCGGTCCGGGTCGAGCCCGGCGGCCACGCGAGCGGCGAGCGCGCCGAAGGTGTAGCGCTCCAGCGGCGCGGCACCGGCGTGGCCCGCGAGGTCCGGCGCGACGACCGGCCCGTCCCAGTGCTCGGCCAGGCCGTCCCACAGCGCACCCCCGCCTGCGAGGCCGTGCACCAGGAGCAAGGTCGGGAGTTCAGTCACGGACCCGATCTTGCCTTACCGGGTCAGCAACCGCCGCAGTTGAAGTAGGTCACGTCCCAATGATCATTTTCATGGAAGTACACGTTGCCGCTGCCCGAGCGCCACTGGTTGCCGCCGATCGAGGTGAAGGTGCCCTTGATGTAGTTGGTCAGGCAGCTGCTGAGCGCGAAGTCCAGCTTGTAGCCGTTGTAGTGGCTGTAGGTGCCGCTGGCGTGGCCGACCTCGGTGCCGCCGGTGATGTTGAGCGCGCACCCGGTGGCGCTCTTGAGCGTCTGCGCGCCCTGGATGGTGCTCAAGTTGACCTGCTCGAACGAGGTGCAGTTCGGCTTGGTGCGGTCGCTGCAGCCGCCGCTGGAGGACCAGGTGATCCCCGACGAGCGCAGCCGGGTGGTGGCCTGGCTGTGGGTCAGCTTGGTGACCAGCGCCGACGCGGTGCCCGCGGCGGGGGCGAACACCGGGTCGTGCTCGGGGCCGGTGGTGGCGCCCGCGGTGCTGGTGACGAGTAAGAGCGAGGTCGCGGTGGCGGCCAGGACGGCGGCCGCACGGGCGAGGACGCGCATGGGGGACCTTTCGCCGGGGACTGGGCTGGAGATCAACTCCAGCGCGTAGCGTAGTGGTCACCAACGGGATAACCCAGCAAGTGTACGGAAATTTTCCCACTTGGCCGCCCTGGGGCAACCTCAGCCGACGCTCGACCGGTCCACCCGCTCGGCCGGGTGCGCCCGCCAGTCCCGCACCGCCAGCACCAGCGCGACGGCCACCAGCCCGACCGCGACGAACAGGGCGACCGCGATCGCCGAGGAGTACCGCCCGGTCCCGCCCAGCACCGCGTGGAAGACCGCGGCCAGCGACGCGGTGCCCACCGCGGTGCCGATCCGCTGACCGGTCTGCAGCACCCCGCCCGCCACCCCCGCCAACCGGTTGGGCACCTGCGAGAGCGTCATCGTGGTGTTGGGCGAGATCACCGCGCCGCCGCCGACCCCGGCCAGCACCATCGGGACCACGATCCACAGCCCCGCCGCCGGACCGGGCACCGCGAGCAGCACCACCGCGACCGCCGCCAACCCCACCCCGACGGCGGTCAACCCGCACACGGTGATCACCCGCCCCCAGCGCGCGACCAGCCTGCCCGCGACCGCCGCGGCCACCGCCGACCCGAGCGCGAACGGCGTGACCGCCAACCCCGACTCCAGCGGCGTATACCCGAGCCCACCCTGGAAGAACACCGCGAACACCAGCCAGATCCCGGAGAACCCGCAGAAGTAGGCCAGCGCGATACCCGCACCCGCGACGTAGCCGGGGGTCTCGGTGAACAACCGGGTGTCCAGCAGCGGCGCCCGACCCCGGTCGACCACCCGCCGCTCCCACCGCAGGAACCCCCACCCGAGCGCGGCGGCCAGCGGGAACAACCACCACAAACCACCCAGTCCCCCGCTTTCCGCGCGCACCAGCGGGAGCAGCACCGCGAGCACGGCGGCCCCCAACAGCAGCGCCCCGACAACATCGATGTCCACCCGGCGACGGCCACCCACCGCGGGCAGCACCCGCAACGCGAGCACCAGCGCGGCGATCCCGATCGGCAGGTTCACGTAGAACACCCAGCGCCAGCCCTCCGGGTCGCCGAACACCGCCAGGATCACCCCGCCCGCGATCGGCCCAACCGCCGTCGAGATCCCGATGGTCGCCCCGAGCACCCCGAAGGCCTTGCCGCGCTCGGGGCCGCGGAACAGGTCCTGGATCAGCCCGGAGTTCTGCGGGGTGAGCAACCCGCCCATCAACCCCTGCGCCAAGCGGGCCACCACCAGCCACAGCAGGGAGGGCGCGGCCCCGGCCAAGGCGCTGGTGAGCACGAACCCGGTCAACGCGACCAGGAACATCCGCCGCCGCCCCAGCGCGTCACCGAGCCTGCCACCCGCGACGAGGGAAAGCCCGAAGGTGAGCGCGTACCCGGAGATCACCCACTGGATCCCGCCCGGACTCGCCCCCAGATCCGCCCGCATCGACGGCAACGCCACCGTCACGATGCTGACGTCCAACAACGCCATGAACCCGGCGATCTGGGTCACCGCGAGCGCCCGCCACCGCCGAGGATCCGGTTCAGTCACCCCATCGTCCTACCCGTTCCAGCGACCCCACGCACAGCCGGTCCCATTCCGGCCGCATCGCCCACCACGGTCGAGCGGAAAGAAGCCGCGATCGGGTCACGCGAGCCGTCAGTGCAGCAGGACCGGGCCCCGAGTTCGGCCGAGCGGGAGTGGCGCAGATCGGGCCCGCCCCGACCCGCGCGGCCAACCAGGCCGCCACCTGCTCGGCAGGCTCCCGAACTGGCATCCCTAGCCCAGCCGAGTGGGATGGGACCCCGACAGGTTCGCCGCAACCCCACGCACGGGTCGCACCTCCAGTCGGCTCCCGCCCCGACCGAGCCGGAAGAAGCCGCGATCGGTCACACGAGCCGTCAGTCCAGCAGGACCGGTGCCCCGAGTTCGGCCGAGCGGGAGTAGCCCCAGATCGGGCCCGCCCCGACCCACGCGGTGCGACCACCCACCCCGCCACCCGCTCGGCAAGCTCCCAAACCGGTATCCCAAGCCCAGCCGAGTGGATGGGACTCCGACAGGTTCGCCGCAACCCCACGCACGGTCGCACCTCCGGTCGGCTCCCCGCCCCGGCCGAGCCGGAAGAAACCGCGATCGGGTCACGCGAGCCGTCAGTGCAGCAGGACCGGTGCCCCGAGTTCGGCCGAGCGGGAGTGGCGCAGATCGGGCCCGCCCCGACCCACGCGGTGCGGCCAACCACGCCGCCACCCGCTCGGCAGGCTCCCGAACTGGCATCCCTAGCCCAGCCGAGTGGATGGGACTCCGACGGATTCGCCGCAACCCCACGCACGGTCGCACCTCCGGTCGGCTCCCCGCCCCGGCCGAGCCGGAAGAAACCCCAACCGTGGCGGCCATGACCCGCACCGTCAGTCCAGCAGGACCGGCGCCCCGAGTTCGGTCGAACGGAACGCGGCCTCGATGGTGTCGGCCACGTCGGCCGTCTCGGCTGGGGGCACGGGGTTCGGGGCCTCGCCGCGCAGGCAGGCGGCCAGGGCGGTGTAGAAGCCCAGGTAGTGGCCGTCGAGGGTGGGGGTGGGGTGGGAGCCGGTGGCGGTGGTCAGGTGGCCCCACTGGGACTCGGGGTAGCTGCCGAAGCCGGGGTCGGTGGGGAGGCGGCCGGAGCGGCTGGCGGATTCCTGGGGGTCGAGGCCCCAGCAGTGGTAGCCGACGTCGGGGCCCGCTAGGGCGAAGCGGGGGGCGACGGGGACCGAGGCCTTGCTGGTGCGCAGGTAGGACACGACACCGCCGGGGTGGGTCAGGTGCACGGTGGCGTCCTCGGGGGCGGGCGCGCCCGGCCGGGTCGCCTGGACCTGGGCGTACACCGCCGTGGGGCGGCCGAACAGGACGATGGCCTGGTCGACGAGGTGGCTGCCGAGGTCGTAGCGGATGTCGGCGAGGTCGGCCGGGTCGGCGCTGCCCTTCCAGCCGGTCTTCACCGGCGCGGCGGCGCGCTCGAACCGGGACTCGAACCGGGTCACCCCGGCCAGGTCACCCCGCTCCAGCAGGTGGCGGACGGTGCGGAAGTCGCCGTCCCAGCGCCGGTTCTGGAAGGTGGTGAACACCCGGCCCGCGCGCTCGGCGGTGGCGGCGAGGTCCCGGACCTCGCGCCCGGTCGCGGCGGCGGGCTTGTCGACCACCACGTGCAGCCTGGCGTCGAGCGCGGCGCTCGCCTGGGCCACGTGGTACCGGTTGGGCGAGGCGACGACGGCGAGGTCGAACTCGGCGGCGCGCGGCCAGACCCGCGAGACGGAGTCGATCACCTCGATCCCCGGGTACCGCGCGACGGCGTCGGCGGCCCGGCCGGAATCGCCGGTGACGACGGCCACCAGGCGCAGCCCCTCGGCGGCGGCGATGAACGGCGCGTGGAACGCGCTGCCCGCCAATCCATAACCGATCAAGACCACGGCCGCTTCGGTGGACATCGCGTTCCTCCCCGGTGGTTACTGGTGCGTACCGCGCCGGTGCGGCATCCCGAACCCGCCGGTACCCGACATCGCACCGCGCAGGGCCGCTTCCTTACGACGCCACGGGTGCACCGCTTGGTACACGCAGAGCATCGCCCACAGCTCCTGCGCCACGCCGTGCGGATCCTGCGAGCGCAGCGCGACCGGGCCCGCCTCCAGGGACTCGAACAGCGCCTCGAACCGCCAGCGGGTGCGGTGCAGCGCGGCCAGTTCCGCGGCGGGCGCCTGGTCGGGGTCGAGCAGGGTGGTGACCAATACCGCCTCCGGTGACTGCAGCACCCGCACCGCGAGCGAGTCGGTCACCGGGTCGCCGTCGGCGAGCACCCTGGACAGGAACGAGCCGTCCGGCAGCACGTGCAGCCGGGGCAGCGAGATCGGCGCGCGGGCCCGCCAGAGCAGGTCCGCGCCCCGGTCGGCCGCGGCCCGCCACAGGTCGTGCTCCGCGGCGGAGCGGTGCGCCACCACCAGCGTGCCAGGGCTGATCGTGTCCAGCACCCGGCTGCCGAGCTCCTCGCGCGGCGACCCGACGGCCACGTCGAGCAGCGAGCCGGTGTCGTGGCCCGCGAGCACCGAGACCCGCACCTTGGAGTGGTCGAACGCGGCGAGGTTGGCCGCGGTGTCGGGGATGTCGACCACCCCGGCGTCGAGGGTGCACACCCGCATGCCGCGCCAGCGGATCGCCTCGGCGCGGTCGGCGGCGGCGCGGCGCAGGAACAGCCTGCGCATCACCTCGGGGCCGAGCCGCTTGCGAGCCTTGGTGATCGACCCGGTGCTCGGCGCCGAGCGGGTGCCGGTGGCCACCCCGGCCCAGCGCATGCCCGCGGTGAGCCTGGCGAGCACGGCGTCGTAGCCCGCTCCGCCGAACAGCCATAACGCGAGGGTGAAGTAGACCATTGTGCGCGCGGGCAGCGCGCGCGAGCGCTGCTCCCGCGCGCCCGCCGCGTCGATGGCGGCGTCGACCTCCTCGGGCGGGAACGCCTTGAGCAGCATGCCGATCGCGACCCGGTCGGACAAACGGTCCCGCGACGCCTTAGCCGCACGTGTAATTCCGCCCACAGAAAGGACCCCTCATCCAAGCCTACTTAAGGAAGTAACGACCAGTCGATCTTGTCGACGAGTGCGGCGACATGAATAGCATCGGGGAGGACCCGAGCGCCAGAGGCCCCGGACCGCGAGACAATTCCGGAAGACCTACCCTCGGAATCGCCCGGTTCGTCGACCTGGGGCCGGGCCGCGTTTTCCCTACACCCATTCGGCGGGTTAAGCAGGCCGCCGAGAAGGAGTGATCCGACATGTCCGCAAAGTCCCTCGCCGTCGCGGCTGTGTGCGCCTCGGTGGCCGCACTCGTGCCCGCGACGACCGCCGACGCGACCATAGCCCCGGTGCGCGCCGGGTTCGTACTGACCGTCCAGCGCGCGGGTGAGCTGCCAAGACTCGCGGTGCTGCGCTGCGCGCCCGACGGCGGCACGCACCAGGCCGCCGCCGCGGCCTGCGCGCAGCTCTCGCAGGTCAACGGCCGGTTCGAGAAGCTCAACGTGGTGCCGGACGCGATGTGCACGCTCGAGTACGACCCGGTCAAGGTGACCGCGGTCGGCCTGTGGGGCCGCAGGCCGGTGCACTACCGCGCGGAGTTCGGCAACCGCTGCCAGCTGCACACCGCCACCGGAGCGGTGTTCGGCATCTGAGCGAGACGGGCGCCGTGGCGCCCACTACCGCACCCGGACCGCGCGCACCCGGCCCGGCATTGCGGGGCTGACCGATGAGTAGTTCACGACGGCTTCCACTAACCGTCACCATTCACCTCATCGGGTGTCACGACATCGAATGAGTGGGGCGGAATTGCCGTATCGGTCCGATCCGGTATTCGCCGAGGTGACCACCGCCACCACTGAGCGACCGAATGGCCTTGCCGCCACGGGTTCGGCGGCGCGGCTCGCACCCGAACGCATTGCGGCCGCGCCGTCGGACCAGCGGTGGCGATTCTGCCTTATGGCTTTCCCTGGTGACCCGATCGAGTGAGAGTTGCCGGACACGCCCGACCGGACGGGTAGGTTCTGCCGGGTGACCGGTCAGATCTGGGCACCACCCGCTCCCGCAGGCCACCACCCCACCCCCGGCGCGGTCGACACCGGGGCGGCACCCCGAGCGACCCCGCGGTCGACCGGCGGCGTCGCCGACATCGACGAGGCCGTGGAGTTCCTGGAGCTGTTCCACGCCGAGAACCCGCAGGCCGGTCCAGCCGCGCCGCGGGTGGCGTGGGTGCGCGCCGAGGTCGAGCTCACCGGCACCTACCGGCACACCAGCGCGGAGCTGACCCACGGCGCCCGGGTCGCCTGGCGCAACAGCGCCCGCTGCGTCGGTCGGCTGTACTGGCGCAGCATGCGGGTGCGCGACCTGCGCTCGGTGCGCGCCCCGGCCGAGGTGGCCCGCCAGTGCGCCAGGCACCTGCGGCTGGCCACCAACGGCGGCCGCATCCGACCGCTGATCACCGTCTTCGCCCAGGACGCGCCGGGCCGCCCGGCGCCGAGGATCTGGAACGAGCAGCTCATCCGCTACGCCGGTCACCCGGCCGACGAGCACGGGCGGGTGACCGGGGACCCGCGCTACGCCGGGTTCACCGCCGCCGTGACGGCCATGGGCTGGCGGCCACCGGCCGAGCCGGGGCCCTTCGACGTGCTGCCGCTGGTGATCTCCGGCCCGGACGGCCACGCCAGGCTGTTCTCGCTGCCCCCCGACGCGGTCACCGAGGTCGCGCTGACCCACCCCGAGTACCCGTGGTTCGCCGACCTCGGCCTGCGCTGGCACGCGGTCCCGGCGATCAGTTCGATGCGGCTGCGCGTCGGCGGCGTCGACTACCCGGCCGCGCCGTTCAACGGCTGGTACCTGGGCACCGAGATCGGCGCCCGCAACCTGGCCGACCACGACCGCTACGACCTGCTGCCCGCGCTGGCCGAGCGGCTGGGCCTGGACACCTCCCGCGAGGCGTCGCTGTGGCGGGACCGGGCGCTGGTCGAGCTCAACATCGCCGTGCTGCACTCCTACGCCGCCGCCGGGGTCACCATCAGCGACCACCACACCGAGGCGGCCCGGTTCATGATGCACCTGGAGCAGGAGGCCAAGGCGGGCCGCAAGTGCCCGGCGGACTGGAGTTGGGTCGTGCCCCCGATGTCGGGCTCGCAGACCCCGCTGTTCCACCGCTACTACGACACCGACCACCTGCGGCCCGAGTTCATCGCCGACGAGCACGCCACCGCGACGGCGCTGCACGGCACACCGCCGCCGTTGCCGGGGCAGGCCGACGGGGGTCCGCCGCTGTGGTCGTACCTGCGCGGCACCCGGTCACCGGTGGGCGGGTGAGCGGGTCACCGCCGACCCGCTCACCCGCCCCACCGCCCCGCCCGCGCCGTACCCCTGCCGCACGGCACCGACGGGAGTCCTTATCCGAACGGCACCCAGGCGAGCTGGCCCGCCGTGTCGAGGTCGGCGGCCTGTACGCCCGCCGACGAGATCGTCCACAGCGCGTCGCCCGCCACGAGGGTGCGCCGCACCCGGCTGTCCACCCGGGAGGGCTCGGGGTGGCGCAGCGTGGCCAGCTCGGTGAGCTGATCACCGGAACGGCGCAGCACGAGCACCCCGCCGGACCCGCGCGCGGTGTCGACCGGGATCGCGATGAGGTCGCGCTCGGCCCAGTACAGGAACGCGTGCGGGTCGAACTCGACCTCCGAGTTGGCCCCGGGCAGGTGGTGCTGGGCGACCCGGCGGGCGGGCGCGGTCGTCGTGTCGAACAGCGACACCTGGGTGCCGGTCACCCGTCCCTCGGTGGTGGCCTCTTGGCCCACGCCGAGCAGCCGCCCGTCGTCGAGCGGGTGCAGGTAGGCCGAGTAGCCGGTGATCTTGAGCTCCCCGGCGACCTTCGGCCGGGTCGGGTCGCGCAGGTCGATC
It includes:
- a CDS encoding GAF and ANTAR domain-containing protein translates to MATRAPLVDVLIEMAVAQAGDVALPPYLGQLARRCAEFAAADLVGVLLADGDRTLLSADPLPGDERYSDLFDRQCETGPAAVAFRTGTESSGPVSAWPGFAGDTGFRRAHGIPLRVGATTIGAICLYRVADRPFSGEEVAAVRAIADVAAVRVDTERALRRQRLLAEQLESALQSRVVIEQAKGVLAERRGFAPPSAFQELRSLARAHNLKIAQVAEEVVRSAERTRLAARG
- a CDS encoding transposase domain-containing protein — its product is MSDRVAIGMLLKAFPPEEVDAAIDAAGAREQRSRALPARTMVYFTLALWLFGGAGYDAVLARLTAGMRWAGVATGTRSAPSTGSITKARKRLGPEVMRRLFLRRAAADRAEAIRWRGMRVCTLDAGVVDIPDTAANLAAFDHSKVRVSVLAGHDTGSLLDVAVGSPREELGSRVLDTISPGTLVVAHRSAAEHDLWRAAADRGADLLWRARAPISLPRLHVLPDGSFLSRVLADGDPVTDSLAVRVLQSPEAVLVTTLLDPDQAPAAELAALHRTRWRFEALFESLEAGPVALRSQDPHGVAQELWAMLCVYQAVHPWRRKEAALRGAMSGTGGFGMPHRRGTHQ
- a CDS encoding SSI family serine proteinase inhibitor, with product MSAKSLAVAAVCASVAALVPATTADATIAPVRAGFVLTVQRAGELPRLAVLRCAPDGGTHQAAAAACAQLSQVNGRFEKLNVVPDAMCTLEYDPVKVTAVGLWGRRPVHYRAEFGNRCQLHTATGAVFGI
- a CDS encoding response regulator transcription factor; translated protein: MNSENPHDRPAVVLVEDEPDLAAMARDFLVREGFRVLPAADVRAGLHLVETERVDLVVLDLGLPDGNGLDLLRAVRGRDDAVPVIVVTGRGEEADRVVGLELGADDYVVKPYSPRELAARIRAVLRRSTAPAPATTAIRVGGLVIDTSAREVRRAGTPIALTPREYGLVEFLAATPGQTFSREQLLDNVWGSSSRWQAPSTVDEHVYRVRRKLLAAGVTEPRITTVRGFGYRMDL
- a CDS encoding MFS transporter, which produces MALLDVSIVTVALPSMRADLGASPGGIQWVISGYALTFGLSLVAGGRLGDALGRRRMFLVALTGFVLTSALAGAAPSLLWLVVARLAQGLMGGLLTPQNSGLIQDLFRGPERGKAFGVLGATIGISTAVGPIAGGVILAVFGDPEGWRWVFYVNLPIGIAALVLALRVLPAVGGRRRVDIDVVGALLLGAAVLAVLLPLVRAESGGLGGLWWLFPLAAALGWGFLRWERRVVDRGRAPLLDTRLFTETPGYVAGAGIALAYFCGFSGIWLVFAVFFQGGLGYTPLESGLAVTPFALGSAVAAAVAGRLVARWGRVITVCGLTAVGVGLAAVAVVLLAVPGPAAGLWIVVPMVLAGVGGGAVISPNTTMTLSQVPNRLAGVAGGVLQTGQRIGTAVGTASLAAVFHAVLGGTGRYSSAIAVALFVAVGLVAVALVLAVRDWRAHPAERVDRSSVG
- a CDS encoding alpha/beta fold hydrolase, yielding MTELPTLLLVHGLAGGGALWDGLAEHWDGPVVAPDLAGHAGAAPLERYTFGALAARVAAGLDPDRPVVALGHSLGGVVALALASGWFGVRVDAVVALGVKISWSPDELAKGAALAARPPKVFETKAEAETWAGKLAGLPGGPVAEAGGGWRAALDPRAFGVGRPDLPGLLAAARCRVTLAAGEHDPMSPVEQLRTLVPNPVVLPGVGHNAHVEDPAAVAVLLEYLR
- a CDS encoding nitric oxide synthase oxygenase — encoded protein: MTGQIWAPPAPAGHHPTPGAVDTGAAPRATPRSTGGVADIDEAVEFLELFHAENPQAGPAAPRVAWVRAEVELTGTYRHTSAELTHGARVAWRNSARCVGRLYWRSMRVRDLRSVRAPAEVARQCARHLRLATNGGRIRPLITVFAQDAPGRPAPRIWNEQLIRYAGHPADEHGRVTGDPRYAGFTAAVTAMGWRPPAEPGPFDVLPLVISGPDGHARLFSLPPDAVTEVALTHPEYPWFADLGLRWHAVPAISSMRLRVGGVDYPAAPFNGWYLGTEIGARNLADHDRYDLLPALAERLGLDTSREASLWRDRALVELNIAVLHSYAAAGVTISDHHTEAARFMMHLEQEAKAGRKCPADWSWVVPPMSGSQTPLFHRYYDTDHLRPEFIADEHATATALHGTPPPLPGQADGGPPLWSYLRGTRSPVGG
- a CDS encoding FKBP-type peptidyl-prolyl cis-trans isomerase — protein: MAAQKPEIDFPEGAPPAELEITDITVGDGPEAVAGQLVSVHYVGVSHSTGEEFDASWNRGETFAFPLGGGRVIAGWDQGVAGMRVGGRRKLVIPPHLGYGDRGAGAKIKPGETLIFVVDLLGVN
- a CDS encoding Gfo/Idh/MocA family oxidoreductase, producing the protein MSTEAAVVLIGYGLAGSAFHAPFIAAAEGLRLVAVVTGDSGRAADAVARYPGIEVIDSVSRVWPRAAEFDLAVVASPNRYHVAQASAALDARLHVVVDKPAAATGREVRDLAATAERAGRVFTTFQNRRWDGDFRTVRHLLERGDLAGVTRFESRFERAAAPVKTGWKGSADPADLADIRYDLGSHLVDQAIVLFGRPTAVYAQVQATRPGAPAPEDATVHLTHPGGVVSYLRTSKASVPVAPRFALAGPDVGYHCWGLDPQESASRSGRLPTDPGFGSYPESQWGHLTTATGSHPTPTLDGHYLGFYTALAACLRGEAPNPVPPAETADVADTIEAAFRSTELGAPVLLD